A region from the Canis lupus familiaris isolate Mischka breed German Shepherd chromosome 3, alternate assembly UU_Cfam_GSD_1.0, whole genome shotgun sequence genome encodes:
- the DRD5 gene encoding D(1B) dopamine receptor produces MLPPGRNGSAYRARFGQQQRAPRGAAGGAEGAAPLGPAQVVTAGLLTLLIVWTLLGNVLVCAAIVRSRHLRAKMTNVFIVSLAVSDLFVALLVMPWKAVAEVAGYWPFGAFCDIWVAFDIMCSTASILNLCVISVDRYWAISRPFRYERKMTQRVALVMVGLAWTLSILISFIPVQLHWHRDKADPWGGVEPPSVLANGTPWEDAGEPEARAENCDSSLNRTYAISSSLISFYIPVAIMIVTYTRIYRIAQVQIRRISSLERAAEHAQSCRSRAACAPDTSLRASIKKETKVLKTLSVIMGVFVCCWLPFFILNCMVPFCSGRPEGPRAGLPCVSETTFDVFVWFGWANSSLNPVIYAFNADFRKVFAQLLGCSHLCARTPVETVNISNELISYNQDTVLHKEIAAAYIHMIPNAVTPGDGEVDKQEESPFDRMSRISQASPDGDPAAESLWELDCEGEISLGKITPFTPNGIH; encoded by the coding sequence ATGCTGCCGCCGGGGCGCAACGGCTCCGCGTACCGGGCGCGGTTCGGGCAGCAGCAGCGGGCGCCGCGGGGCgccgcggggggcgcggagggggcggcgCCGCTGGGGCCCGCGCAGGTGGTCACCGCCGGCCTCCTGACCCTGCTCATCGTCTGGACCCTGCTGGGCAACGTGCTGGTGTGCGCGGCCATCGTGCGCAGCCGCCACCTGCGCGCCAAGATGACCAACGTCTTCATCGTGTCTCTGGCCGTGTCCGACCTCTTCGTGGCGCTGCTGGTCATGCCCTGGAAGGCGGTGGCCGAGGTGGCCGGATACTGGCCCTTTGGGGCCTTCTGCGACATCTGGGTGGCCTTCGACATCATGTGCTCCACCGCCTCCATCCTGAACCTGTGCGTCATCAGCGTGGACCGCTACTGGGCCATCTCCAGGCCCTTCCGCTATGAGCGCAAGATGACCCAGCGTGTGGCGTTGGTCATGGTCGGCCTGGCCTGGACCTTGTCCATTCTCATCTCCTTCATCCCGGTTCAACTGCATTGGCACAGGGACAAGGCGGACCCCTGGGGCGGCGTGGAGCCGCCCTCGGTCCTGGCCAACGGGACGCCCTGGGAGGACGCCGGGGAGCCAGAGGCGAGGGCGGAAAACTGTGACTCCAGCCTGAACCGCACATACGCAATCTCCTCGTCGCTCATCAGCTTCTACATCCCCGTGGCCATCATGATCGTGACCTACACGCGCATCTACCGCATCGCCCAGGTGCAGATCCGCAGGATTTCCTCCCTGGAGCGCGCCGCGGAGCACGCGCAGAGCTGCCGCAGCCGCGCAGCCTGTGCCCCTGACACCAGCCTGCGGGCATCCATCAAGAAGGAGACCAAAGTCCTCAAGACCCTGTCGGTGATCATGGGGGTCTTCGTGTGCTGCTGGCTGCCCTTCTTCATCCTTAACTGCATGGTCCCCTTCTGCAGCGGACGCCCCGAGGGTCCTCGGGCGGGCCTCCCCTGCGTCAGCGAGACCACCTTCGACGTCTTCGTCTGGTTCGGCTGGGCCAACTCGTCGCTCAACCCGGTCATCTACGCCTTCAACGCTGACTTCCGGAAGGTGTTTGCGCAGCTGCTGGGGTGCAGCCACCTGTGCGCCCGCACACCCGTGGAGACAGTGAACATCAGCAATGAGCTCATCTCCTACAACCAGGACACCGTCCTCCACAAGGAGATCGCAGCTGCCTACATCCATATGATCCCCAATGCCGTGACCCCGGGGGACGGGGAGGTGgacaagcaggaggagagccCTTTCGACCGCATGTCCCGGATCTCTCAGGCGTCCCCCGATGGTGACCCTGCTGCCGAGTCCCTCTGGGAGCTGGACTGCGAGGGGGAGATTTCGTTGGGCAAAATAACACCTTTCACCCCAAACGGAATCCATTAA